Proteins from one Phalacrocorax carbo chromosome 19, bPhaCar2.1, whole genome shotgun sequence genomic window:
- the LOC135316430 gene encoding survival motor neuron protein 1-like: MAESVPGPRGAEAGGPSSGKAATPGAAPLRSPRDASAEGSDGDSETPTSSLIPSEEEEEEEEEEEEKEEEGHQWRVGDACSTVWAGDGLLYPARLRALDPAAGTCLVEFDGYGNTEERALADLLPPCPGAWGVSDTPRGEGAPRAGHRRPSTPSSWELPPGARRRKGKWAPCSPQHPEVTPPLWSPDSLRAMREEEEEEEALAGMLMAWYMSGYHTGFYVGLREGRAEAAEPPPRPGRRQKKPPRS; the protein is encoded by the exons ATGGCCGAGAGCGTCCCGGGGCCGCGG GGTGCCGAGGCGGGGGGCCCGTCCTCGGGGAAAGCGGCGaccccgggggctgccccgctccgctccccccgGGACGCTTCGGCCGAGGGGTCGGATGGCGACTCTGAGACCCCCACCTCGAGCCTGATCcccagcgaggaggaggaggaggaggaggaggaggaggaggagaaggaggaggaaggccaCCAG TGGAGGGTGGGCGACGCCTGCAGCACCGTCTGGGCGGGGGACGGGCTGCTGTACCCCGCTCGGCTGCGGGCGCTGGACCCCGCCGCTGGCACCTGCCTGGTGGAGTTTGACGGCTACGGCAACACCGAAGAGCGGGCGCTGGCTGAtctcctgcccccctgccctggggcctGGGGGGTGAGCGACACCCCGAGGGGCGAGGGTGCCCCCCGTGCAGGGCACCGCCGGCCCAGCACCCCCTCGTCGTGGGAGCTGCCCCCGggagcaaggaggaggaagggcaagTGGGcaccctgctccccccagcaccctgag gtgACACCCCCATTGTGGTCCCCGGACTCGCTACGTGCCATgcgggaggaagaggaggaggaggaggcctTGGCTGGGATGCTGATGGCCTGGTACATGAGTGGGTACCACACCGGCTTCTACGTG GGCCTCCGGGAAGGCCGGGCAGAGGCTGCCGAGCCCCCCCCGCGGCCAGGCCGCAGGCAGAAGAAGCCCCCGCGCAGCTAG